TCGGGTTTTAGCGGTCTAAAAGTAATATTTGAAACCGACCGTCGGGCTGATTCCGAGCTGGAAAGAGACCCCGTTCACACCCGTTCCCGAATACGACAGATAGCTGTAGTCCAATGTCAGGAGACCGATCGACAATCCGATATGGGACGACGGCCTGATTTCGAACGCTCCGAGCGACAACCCTGCATCGAAGCCGTATCCGCTGGTTCCGTCCGTCGATGCGAACGCGAATCCCACCGCCAGCTGCGGCGTGTAGTAGAAGCGGTCGCATAGTCTGACGTAATAGGCAAGGCTGGGGCCTGCCGTCAGCCCGTGCGTCGTTTCGCCGTTAGCCGAAATCAGTTGGTATCCGATCGAGCCGCCGATACGCAGCTTGTCGGATGCGAAATAACCGAATTCGGGCGCAAATCCGAATGTCGTCTGCGATGCGGAGGAGCCGTCGATGCTGATCGACGTCGTCGTTATTCCGATTATTCCGCCGACATATTTGTCTCCCTTGCTTTGGGCAGAGAGGGTCGGAATACATAGCATTAGGGCCAGAACCGGAAAGAGAAGTTTTTTCATACTTGTCGATTTGAAGGTTAGTGGTTTTGTGGTGTTTGCGGTTCTAAGTTAGAAAAAAAAGCAAAAATCCGCGTTTTTTTGCTGTAAAAAAAGCCGTTTCGCACTTCTGGACGACCGCCCGACCGGAACTCCTCGCCCCGAAAAGACTGCCGTTGCGGCTGCGCAATGTGAAGCCTGCGTTAAATTATCTTCCCGTGCGGAACCAATCGCCCCGATTTTTCGTACCTTTGGCTCCATGGTTATTTAGTTTGCACTAATCCCAATTTAACATGAAAGCATTGAAAATCGGAAATTTGCTCGCTCCCGTCCCCATCGTGCAGGGCGGTATGGGCGTAGGCATATCGCTCGCAGGACTGGCTTCGGCCGTTGCCGACCAGGGCGGCATCGGCGTCATTTCGTCGGCCGGCCTGGGAGTGATTTACAAAGACTATTCGAAAGATTACCGTACGGCCTCGATCTGGGGTCTGAAACAGGAACTGAAAAAGGCCCGCGAGGCCACGAAAGGCATCGTCGGCGTGAACGTCATGGTCGCCATGTCCAATTTCGCCGACATGGTCAGAACCGCCATCGCCGAGAAGGCGGACATCATCTTCTCGGGCGCCGGGCTGCCGCTCAACCTGCCGTCGTTCCTTACCGAAGGAGCCAAAACCAAACTGGCACCCATCGTATCGTCGGCGCGCGCCGCGAAACTGCTGTGCCAGAAATGGTTTGCCGAATATAAGTACATTCCCGACGCCATCGTGGTCGAAGGCCCCAAGGCGGGCGGCCACCTCGGCTATAAGGAGGAGCAGCTTGTCGACGAGCACTATGCGCTCGAGAGCATCGTTCCCGAAATCGTCGCCGAAGTACATGCGTTCGAGGCCGAGCACGGCTGCCATATCCCCGTCATCGCCGGCGGCGGTATCTACACCGGCGAGGATATCTACCGCATCATGTCGCTGGGCGCCGAGGGCGTGCAGATGGGCACCCGCTTCGTCACGACCGACGAGTGCGATGCCGACCCGGCCTTCAAGCAGAGCTACCTCGACGCCACGCAGCAGGATATCGAGATCATCAAGAGCCCCGTGGGCATGCCGGGCCGGGCCATCCACAGCTCGTTCCTCGACCGGGTGAAGGAGGGCCTGAAACGCCCCCGAAACTGCCCGTTCGACTGCATCAAGACGTGCGACGTGACGCACAGCCCCTACTGCATCATGCTGGCGCTCTACAACGCCTTCAAGGGGAAATTGCAGAACGGCTATGCCTTCTGCGGCGCCAACGCATGGCGGGCCGAAAAGATCCAGTCGGTATGCGACCTGATGGCTTCGCTCAAGGCCGAGTATGACAATTTTTCGCTGAAAGGGAAACTCTTCGGCGTAAAATAATCCGCTCCCCGGGAAAGCCCTCCCTTCCGACTTTTTCAGGGGTGGGGCGAAAAGATGTGACGACCTGATAAATCGGGTCGTCACATCTTTTTTTGAAGGAGAATGGGGGACGGGGGCAACGGTTTTGTTTCCGGTTTCCTGCACGAAAAAACACGCTTCAATTCGACCCGCAGCGAGTTGTGTGCGCTGCGGTCGTGTTGTATATTAGGTGCAGGGCTGCCGATTCGGCAGCCCTGCTTTTTTACGCTTGATCCTGCCCTGCCACCCCGATCAGCCTGGAGCAAAGCTTAACAGATCCAATTTTGGTTGTTATGATAAGGAATGCTGTCTGAACCGTATGCGGTAACGCAGACTGCATACCGGCGCCGCACAAGGCCGCACGAAGCCGCACAAGGCCGTGCGAGGCCGTGCGCCCGGAAACCGGGATTTTCGCTTTGCCGGGACAGCCTAAAAGGTGCCGAACCGGAAGACGATCTTCTGGCAATAGAGTTCGCCGGGTCTGAGCAGCGGCGACGGGAAATCGGGGTGGTTCACGGCGTCGGGGTAGTTCTGGCATTCGATCGCCACGCCGTCGTAGTCGTCGTAACGTCCGCCGGTCTTGGTTTCGGGGCATCCGCCTGCGAGCCAGTTGCCGGTGTAGACCATCACGCTGGGCTGCGACGAAAGTACCTTTACGCAGCGCCCCGAACTTTTTTCGCGCAGTTCGCCGACCTCGCCCAGGATGTTGGGCTGCCACCCGTCGATGACGAAAGGATGGTCGTACCCCTTGAAATCGCGGATGTGGTTGAACTCCGAGCCGATGCCGGGGCGGAAGGGCCTGAATTGGCGGAAGTCCTGCGGGGTGCCCGCTGCGTCGAGTAATTTCCCGGTCGGGATTTGCTTGTCGTTCATTTCGAGCACCTTCGAGCTGTTCAGGCGCAGTTCGTGGTCGAGGATCGAACCGCTTCCGTCGCCCGCGAGATTGAAATAGACGTGGTTCGTGAGGTTCACGACCGTCGTTTTGTCCGTCTTGGCGAGGTAGGTGATTTCCAGGGCATTGTCGTCGTCGAAATCGAATACGGCTTCGACGTTCAGCTCGCCGGGGTAATTCTGGTCGCCGTCCTCCGACAGGAGCGACATGACGACGCGGTTGGTCTCGACACGGCTTTCCCAAAGACGGTTGGCGAAATTTTTCGTGCCGCCGTGCAGGTGGTTGGGGCCGTTGTTGACCTCCAGCGAGTATTCTTTGCCTTCGATGGTCATGCGTCCCGATGCGATGCGGTTGGCACAGCGGCCGACGCTCTTGCCCGAGGCGGCCCCGTCGAAGAAGTAGCCTTCGGGGTGTTTGTAACCGAGCACCACGTCGGCCATGCGGCCTTCGCGGTCGGGCATCGTCACGGAGACGATCGCCGCCCCGAAATTCGAGATCTTCACTTCGGCGCCCTTGTCGTTGCGCATCGTGTAGAGGATGATCGCCTCTCCTTCGGGCGTCATGCCCCATACGTGTTGTTCGATAGTTACCATATTATTCTGCGGGTTTTAAGGTTGCCAGGATATGGTCGATGCGGCGCAGGGTCTCCTCCTTGCCGATGAACGACGTCACGTCGTACATGCCGGGGCCCTTGCCGGCGCCGACCAGGGCCAGGCGCAGCGTGTTCATCACCTGCCCCATGCCGTAGCCTTTCTGCTCGATCCAGCCGTGTATGATCCGCTCGGTATTTTCCAGCGAGAAATCGTCGATCGCGGCCAGTACGCTGCGCAGTTCGCGCAGGATTTCAGGGTTCTGCCCCTTCCAGTATTTCCTGGTCTGCTTCTCCTCGTATTCGGCCGGGGCCACGAAAAAGAACGACGTCAGATCCCACAGGTCGGTGATGAACGTGGCGCGCTCCTTCATGATGCCGGCGGCGCGGCCTGCGACCTCGTCCGCGACCTCGATGCCGTGCCCGCGCAGGATCGGCTGGTAGAGCGCGGCCAGTTCGGCGTCGCTCTTATGGTGCATGTACTGTGCATTGAACCATTTTGCCTTGTCGGGCTGGAAGCGTGCGCCCGACTTGGAAACGCGTTCCAGCGAGAAATTGTCGATCAGCTCCTGCATCGAGAAAATCTCCTGTTCGGTGCCGGGGTTCCACCCCAGCAGCGCCAGCATGTTGATGAATGCCTCGGGGAAATAGCCATCCTCGCGGTATCCGTGCGCGGTCTCGCCCGTCGTGGGGGATTTCCAGAAGAGCGGGAATACGGGGAATCCCATCTTGTCGCCGTCGCGTTTCGAGAGCTTGCCGCCGCCCGTGGGTTTGAGCAGCAGGGGCAGGTGGGCGAACGCGGGCTGCGTCGCCGTCCATCCGAATGCCTTGTATAGCAGGTAGTGCAGCGGCAGCGAAGGAAGCCACTCCTCGCCGCGGATGACGTGCGAGACCTCCATCAGGTGGTCGTCGACGATGTTGGCAAGGTGGTAGGTGGGCAGTGCGTCGGCCGATTTGTAGAGCACCTTGTCGTCGAGCGTCGAGGTGTTGACCTCCACGTGGCCGCGGATCAGGTCGTCCATTTCGACGACTTCGTTTTCAGGCATTCTGAAACGGATCACCCACTGGTCGCCGCGGTCGATACGCGCCCTGACCTCTTCGGCGGGCAGCGCCAGCGAGGTGGCCAGCTTTTCGCGCACGGTGTAATTGTAGGCGAATGCCTCGCCGCGTCCTTCGGCCTCCCTGCGCAGGGCGTCCAGCTCTTCGGCCGTGTCGAACGCATAGTACGCCCACCCGGCTTCGACCAGCTGCAGGGCGTATTTGAGGTATATCTCACGCCGTTCGCTCTGGCGGTAGGGGGCGTGGGGGCCGCCCGCGCCGACGCCTTCGTCGATCCGGATGCCGCACCACTCGAGCGATTCGAGGATATACTCTTCGGCGCCCGGTACGAAACGCTGCGAGTCGGTGTCCTCGATGCGGAGGATCATTGTGCCGCCCATCTTGCGGGCGAATAGGTAGTTGTAAAGGGCCGTGCGGACGCCGCCGATATGCAGCGGCCCCGTGGGGCTCGGTGCAAAGCGCACTCTTACGGGTCTTGCCATGTTATGATTCTATTTTGTTTTTGTCGTTTCGTTTCAGTTCGTCTTCCCTGTGCCGGGCGTAGGCGTCGTATTCGGGCGTATCCGGGAAATCGCGCCACGCCCTGCCGCACCTGCGCAGCCCGGCGGCCGCGACGATTGCCATGCCCGCGCAGGCTGTTCCCACGATTGCCGCCGTGATAATCCACATCGTGCGGTTACGCAGGATCGCAGCGGCGAGGATCAGGCCGAAAAGCACTCCCTGCGTCCGGCGGGAGAACAGTATGCTGCACAACGTGTCCATGTCCGGGGTGTCCTTATTGCGGGTGTCCGCTGCGTTTCGGTGTGCCGGATGGGGACGTCAGACGTTGAACAGGAAGTGCATGATGTCGCCGTCCTGCACGACGTATTCCTTGCCCTCGATGCCTATTTTACCGGCGTCGCGGCACGCTTTCTCCGAGCCCAGCGCCACGTAGTCGTCGTACTTGATGACCTCGGCGCGGATGAATCCCTTTTCGAAGTCGGTGTGGATGATACCTGCCGTCTGCGGGGCTTTCATGCCGCGCACGTATGTCCAGGCCCGCGACTCGTCGGCGCCCGTGGTGAAGAACGTTTCGAGGTTCAGCAATTTGTAGGCCGATTTTATCAGGCGAGCCACGCCCGATTCCTCAAGGCCGAGGTCTTCGAGGAACATCTGCCGCTCCTCGTAGCTTTCCAGTTCGGCGATGTCGGCCTCCGTCGCTGCTGCGACGACGAGCATTTCGGCTTTTTCGCCGGCGATGGCCGCCTTCACCGCTTCGGTATAGGCATTGCCCGTCACGGCGCTTTTCTCGTCCACGTTGCAGACGTAGAGCACCGGTTTGTCGGTCAGTAGGTTGAGGTCGGCGACCAGCTTGCGGTCTTCCTTCTCCAGTTCCACCGTGCGGGCGCTGTTGCCCTGTTCGAGTGCGGCTTTGTATTGCAGGAGCAGCTCAACGGCGCGTTTGGCGTTCTTGTCGCCGCCCGAGGTGGCCTGCTTCTGCGTCTTGGCGAGGCGGTTTTCGACGGTTTCGAGGTCTTTGAGCTGCAACTCCGTGTCGATGATGCCCTTGTCGCGCACGGGGTCGATCGACCCGTCCACATGGGTGATGTTGCCGTTGTCGAAGCAGCGCAATACATGGATGATGGCGTGCGTGTTGCGGATGTTGGCCAGGAATTTGTTGCCGAGCCCTTCGCCTTTCGACGCCCCTTTCACCAGCCCGGCGATGTCCACGATCTCGATCGTGGTCGGAATCACCCGCTTGGGATTGTCGATCTCCGCCAGTTTGACAAGCCGCTGGTCGGGAACCGTGATGACGCCCACATTGGGCTCGATGGTACAGAAAGGAAAGTTCGCCGCCTGTGCCTTCGCATTGGACAGGCAGTTGAAAAGGGTCGATTTACCCACGTTGGGCAAACCTACGATGCCGCATTGTAAAGCCATTCTATTTTAGTTGTCGTTAGATTTCAATAACCCCGCAAAGATACGAAATTCTTTTCATATTGTCATCGCAGGCAGGGTGTTTCGCACGGTTCCGCCTGCGATTTTCCGCTTTGCAGGCCGCTGCCTTTTCATTGCGGGCAGTCTGGTTTATCGTGCGTAGATGCGGGCCGCATAGCCTCCGCCCGGGGCCATCCGGATCTTCAGCCTGCGATCCTGCGGCAGCTCCGATACGGTCTTCCTGAAGTCGCGGGCTGCCCGGTCGGCGTTGATGCCGTCGGCGAAACTCTCGATGTCGTAGTTGCCGTTGCCGATGAACGACATATCCAGCTCCAGTTCGCGGGGTGTCCAGTCGGTCATGGCGCCGATGTACCACGTGTCGCCCGAGCGGCGGGCGATGGCGATATATTCGCCCACCGAACCCGTGAGGGCCATCGTTTCATCCCATACGGTCGGGACTGAGGCCATGAAAGCGAAGCACTCGGGTTCCTTCATGTAGTTCGACGGCGAATCGCAGAGCATCGTGATCGGCGACTCGAAGACCACGTACTCGGCCAGCTGGCGGCAGCGGGTGCCCTGGCTCATGGGTTCGCTGTGCACCGGGCGGTAGTTGCCGCGCGAGGCATTGCGCATGGCTCCCTGCGTATAGTCCATCGGCCCGGCGACCATGCGGATGAACGGCATCGTGACGTCGTATTTCACCATGTCGGTCGATTCGGCCGACCATTTCAGCTGTTCGAGGCCGAACACGCCCTCGTAATTGAGAACGTTGGGCCATGTGCGGTTGAGCCCCGTGGGCTTGAATACGCCGTGGAAATCGAGCAGCATCTTATGTTCGGCGCAGACTTCGGCGGCGCGGTGCAGGAAATCGACCATCCGTTGGTCGTCACGATCCATGAAATCGACCTTGAAACCCTTGACGCCCATGTCGGCGTAATGTTTCACGACGCGTTCCATGTCGCGCTCGAAGGCGTAGTAGCCCGCCCAAAGGATGATGCCCACATTGCGCTCGCGGCCGTATTCGACCAGTTCTTCCAGGTCGATCTCCGGCACTACCTGCATCAGGTCTGCCTGTTTGTTCACGGCCCATCCCTCGTCGAGGATCACGTATTCGATCCCGTGCTGCGAGGCGAACCAGATATAATACTTATAGGTTTCGTTGTTGATGCCCGCCTTGAAATCGACGTCGTAGAGGTTCGAGGCGTTCCACCACTCCCAGGCCACTTTGCCGGGTTTGATCCACGAGGTGTCGGCGATCTTCGAGGCCGGGGCGAGGCGGTAGACCAGGTCGTTGTCGAGCAGCTGGCTGTCGTCCTTCGATACGGCCATTACGCGCCACGGGAACGACCGGGTGCCTTCGGTCGCGGCGATATAGGGTTCGCGCTCCGTGACCAGCATCTGCAACTGGTTGTGGCCGCCCTGTTCCTCTTTTTTGGGATAGGGGGCGAACACGCCCTTCAGCACGGGGGCCTCCGTCGAGTTGTTGAGGAAGAGGCCCGGATAACCCTGCAGGTCGGCCTCGGTGATGACCATCTTGCGGCCGCCGGGAAGTTCCACCAGCACGGGCAGGAAGATCAGTTTGCGGGGGTCGAGCTGCGTCAGCGGGAGACGGGTGTAGGTGTTCTCGAACGAATTGCGGAACTGCCCTTCGAAATCGAGCAGCCGCTTGTGTCCGACATAGGGGGCGTACGCTGTATAATCGCCCGGGAAGGTATAGGCGACCTGCTCGTTCTCGACCAGGATGCCGTCCTTTTTCCGGGTCGTGAAACGGTAGGCCAGCCCGTCGTCGTAAAGGCGGACTACCAGCCCGTAATCGCCGCGCATCGTAAGCTCGAGTTCGTTGTAGTGGTCGCGGACGCTGCTCTTCTTGTAGAACGGCGAGGCGATCCGTGCGTCGGCCGTGTTTTTCCTGGCCCTGGTGACTTTGGGGTTGCTGCCCAGCACTTCGCCGCCGCCGAGCGTCATCGAGACGGGCGACGGGGCGAGCAGCGTTTCGCCGTCGGCCGAGAGTGAGATCCGGAGGTCGGAGCCGGCGGCGACGGTGGCCTGCAGCGTGCCGTCGGGCGAGGTGAGCGTGTAGTTTTTCTGTGCCATGAGCGGCAGCGCGCACAGGGTGCATGCGAATAGGAATAGCGGTTTTAAGGACATAAATTCAGTTTGAACGGTTAATTTGCCCCGAAGATAGTAAATCCTCCGCAAAAAACGGCCGATATGCCTGAATTTTGATCTCCGTGCGCAATGCCCGGGGCGGGACACCTGTTTGCGGGACGGTGCTAACGCCTTTTCGGGGCAACCTGGCTGCGGTATTCCGACGGGGTGAGGCCTTTGAGCTGGCGGAACGTGCGCGAGACGTTCTTGATGTCGGAGAAACCCAGCTCGGCGGCCGCCTCGGATACGCTCAGCCCTTCGCACAGCAGCTGCATCATCTTTTCGATGCGTGTCTGGATGATGTAATCGTAGATCGAGGTGCCCATGCCCTTCTTGAAGCGGGTTTCGAGCAGGCGGCGCGACAGGGGCACCAGTTTCACCAGGTCGTCCACCGTGATCTTCTGGCTGATATTCTCATGGATGTAGCGCAATACTTCGGCGATGTGCGGGTCGTTGTTGGCATAGATGTCCGTCGATTGCCGGGTGATGATGTTGAGCGGCATCACCATGACGTCTTCCCATTCCGCTTCGGGGTTGCGGATCAGCCGGTCGATCAGCCGTGCCACGTCGTAGCCGCCCTGCTCGACGCCCTGGCTGAGCGACGAAAGGTTCGGGGCGGAGAGCTTGCAGATCGTCTCGTCGTTGTCTACCCCCAGGATGGCTATGTCGTTGGGGATGCGCGAATTTCCCCCCCCCTCGATCTGGAGGCACGCTTCGGTGATATGGTACGCCTGGTTGTCGTCACAGGCCATGATAGCCACCGGTTTGGGCAGCGATTGCAGCCACGTGATGAGCTGCGCCGTGTCGTAGTACCACAGGTCGTTCTGGGCTCCGCTGCGCAGCGAAGAGAAGGTGAAATCGGGGTTCGCCTGCTCGATGGTCTCGCGGAAACCCTGGCAGCGTTCGTCCGAGAAG
This Alistipes onderdonkii DNA region includes the following protein-coding sequences:
- a CDS encoding outer membrane beta-barrel protein, which gives rise to MKKLLFPVLALMLCIPTLSAQSKGDKYVGGIIGITTTSISIDGSSASQTTFGFAPEFGYFASDKLRIGGSIGYQLISANGETTHGLTAGPSLAYYVRLCDRFYYTPQLAVGFAFASTDGTSGYGFDAGLSLGAFEIRPSSHIGLSIGLLTLDYSYLSYSGTGVNGVSFQLGISPTVGFKYYF
- a CDS encoding NAD(P)H-dependent flavin oxidoreductase, which codes for MKALKIGNLLAPVPIVQGGMGVGISLAGLASAVADQGGIGVISSAGLGVIYKDYSKDYRTASIWGLKQELKKAREATKGIVGVNVMVAMSNFADMVRTAIAEKADIIFSGAGLPLNLPSFLTEGAKTKLAPIVSSARAAKLLCQKWFAEYKYIPDAIVVEGPKAGGHLGYKEEQLVDEHYALESIVPEIVAEVHAFEAEHGCHIPVIAGGGIYTGEDIYRIMSLGAEGVQMGTRFVTTDECDADPAFKQSYLDATQQDIEIIKSPVGMPGRAIHSSFLDRVKEGLKRPRNCPFDCIKTCDVTHSPYCIMLALYNAFKGKLQNGYAFCGANAWRAEKIQSVCDLMASLKAEYDNFSLKGKLFGVK
- a CDS encoding aldose epimerase family protein — encoded protein: MVTIEQHVWGMTPEGEAIILYTMRNDKGAEVKISNFGAAIVSVTMPDREGRMADVVLGYKHPEGYFFDGAASGKSVGRCANRIASGRMTIEGKEYSLEVNNGPNHLHGGTKNFANRLWESRVETNRVVMSLLSEDGDQNYPGELNVEAVFDFDDDNALEITYLAKTDKTTVVNLTNHVYFNLAGDGSGSILDHELRLNSSKVLEMNDKQIPTGKLLDAAGTPQDFRQFRPFRPGIGSEFNHIRDFKGYDHPFVIDGWQPNILGEVGELREKSSGRCVKVLSSQPSVMVYTGNWLAGGCPETKTGGRYDDYDGVAIECQNYPDAVNHPDFPSPLLRPGELYCQKIVFRFGTF
- the gltX gene encoding glutamate--tRNA ligase; the protein is MARPVRVRFAPSPTGPLHIGGVRTALYNYLFARKMGGTMILRIEDTDSQRFVPGAEEYILESLEWCGIRIDEGVGAGGPHAPYRQSERREIYLKYALQLVEAGWAYYAFDTAEELDALRREAEGRGEAFAYNYTVREKLATSLALPAEEVRARIDRGDQWVIRFRMPENEVVEMDDLIRGHVEVNTSTLDDKVLYKSADALPTYHLANIVDDHLMEVSHVIRGEEWLPSLPLHYLLYKAFGWTATQPAFAHLPLLLKPTGGGKLSKRDGDKMGFPVFPLFWKSPTTGETAHGYREDGYFPEAFINMLALLGWNPGTEQEIFSMQELIDNFSLERVSKSGARFQPDKAKWFNAQYMHHKSDAELAALYQPILRGHGIEVADEVAGRAAGIMKERATFITDLWDLTSFFFVAPAEYEEKQTRKYWKGQNPEILRELRSVLAAIDDFSLENTERIIHGWIEQKGYGMGQVMNTLRLALVGAGKGPGMYDVTSFIGKEETLRRIDHILATLKPAE
- the ychF gene encoding redox-regulated ATPase YchF; this translates as MALQCGIVGLPNVGKSTLFNCLSNAKAQAANFPFCTIEPNVGVITVPDQRLVKLAEIDNPKRVIPTTIEIVDIAGLVKGASKGEGLGNKFLANIRNTHAIIHVLRCFDNGNITHVDGSIDPVRDKGIIDTELQLKDLETVENRLAKTQKQATSGGDKNAKRAVELLLQYKAALEQGNSARTVELEKEDRKLVADLNLLTDKPVLYVCNVDEKSAVTGNAYTEAVKAAIAGEKAEMLVVAAATEADIAELESYEERQMFLEDLGLEESGVARLIKSAYKLLNLETFFTTGADESRAWTYVRGMKAPQTAGIIHTDFEKGFIRAEVIKYDDYVALGSEKACRDAGKIGIEGKEYVVQDGDIMHFLFNV
- a CDS encoding glycoside hydrolase family 97 protein, producing the protein MSLKPLFLFACTLCALPLMAQKNYTLTSPDGTLQATVAAGSDLRISLSADGETLLAPSPVSMTLGGGEVLGSNPKVTRARKNTADARIASPFYKKSSVRDHYNELELTMRGDYGLVVRLYDDGLAYRFTTRKKDGILVENEQVAYTFPGDYTAYAPYVGHKRLLDFEGQFRNSFENTYTRLPLTQLDPRKLIFLPVLVELPGGRKMVITEADLQGYPGLFLNNSTEAPVLKGVFAPYPKKEEQGGHNQLQMLVTEREPYIAATEGTRSFPWRVMAVSKDDSQLLDNDLVYRLAPASKIADTSWIKPGKVAWEWWNASNLYDVDFKAGINNETYKYYIWFASQHGIEYVILDEGWAVNKQADLMQVVPEIDLEELVEYGRERNVGIILWAGYYAFERDMERVVKHYADMGVKGFKVDFMDRDDQRMVDFLHRAAEVCAEHKMLLDFHGVFKPTGLNRTWPNVLNYEGVFGLEQLKWSAESTDMVKYDVTMPFIRMVAGPMDYTQGAMRNASRGNYRPVHSEPMSQGTRCRQLAEYVVFESPITMLCDSPSNYMKEPECFAFMASVPTVWDETMALTGSVGEYIAIARRSGDTWYIGAMTDWTPRELELDMSFIGNGNYDIESFADGINADRAARDFRKTVSELPQDRRLKIRMAPGGGYAARIYAR
- a CDS encoding DNA-binding transcriptional regulator; translation: MARVIFLTDFSEAYARELLLGMARYAHDTAQAWSLCRLPLSIRDKFGIEAVVEWAVRMKADAVIGQFYNTDNVGLFRENGIIAIAQDFKKRFTTIPNITGPHHLAGRMAAEYFLKKGFRNFAFYGTRGIDFSDERCQGFRETIEQANPDFTFSSLRSGAQNDLWYYDTAQLITWLQSLPKPVAIMACDDNQAYHITEACLQIEGGGNSRIPNDIAILGVDNDETICKLSAPNLSSLSQGVEQGGYDVARLIDRLIRNPEAEWEDVMVMPLNIITRQSTDIYANNDPHIAEVLRYIHENISQKITVDDLVKLVPLSRRLLETRFKKGMGTSIYDYIIQTRIEKMMQLLCEGLSVSEAAAELGFSDIKNVSRTFRQLKGLTPSEYRSQVAPKRR